Genomic window (Drosophila willistoni isolate 14030-0811.24 chromosome 2L unlocalized genomic scaffold, UCI_dwil_1.1 Seg196, whole genome shotgun sequence):
ACTGCACTCACAATCATACAAAGTCCCACTATCACACTCACAAGAGAACTTAtcaatgaaatattttgaaattgcgCGCGCGCGTTCTCGTTTCATTGAGTCACTTTGGAATTTATGGGCAGCACTGGCAATGTGGGTGTTTAAAGTGTGACCATAGTATTGCCACAGAGTAGTCTAGAAAACCgttacaaatatttcaaacattccATGATAACAATGTTATTCAAATAACAACTTTGCACTTGACTTGGCTCTTAAAATTCATGGGGTTAACTAGATTTTAACTATCAATTAATGTAcatttacataaaattttagatTATTTGTCTCTTCTGGggtttacaaaatttaaaccATTAATGTTGGCACTTTTTAACGATATTAGAATATTAATCATAATTATGGATTTATGGTgaatatcaaattttatgaaaatccCCGGGGCTTACAAgactttaataatattgtacaTTATTATGGATTTAGAAAATTAAAGgaactaaaatatataaaaaaaacatgacTTGTCGTCATTTAAACATtattgaatattattatgaATTTATGGTACATGACAAATTGAGgggaaatttcaaaaaatataaaacatcatTTATATCTAGTATAATAAATAATGACAATTTATCACACATGCAAGATCtagtttgtgtttttttgttgaaacAATAACACGCCCCCTAATGAATGTTTAATGGCTTGTGTCATGCCAATTCCAAAAGCTCTCTTTAGTCTATATAGAATGgcttattttgttgtgtttaatGAATTGCAAAAGAAACCTTTTCAAATTGACTGATAAGCGAAAAAACAAtcgcaaatatatatacttaatagGAGGCTCTGTACAGCCAGACACAAAAATAGAAACATAAACTCGGCCGTATTCCCAATAGATTTATAATGACACTGATAAGTCCCTCGAACTAAAAACCTAAAGCAACGCagtttgcgttttttttttaccacaAAGAAAGAAGAATAGCAGCAAAAAAGAATTTGCAGAAAGTGTGAGTCAGTGCAACAGTCAGAGCTTGGCACGAACAATAAGAGTGATGATGTTTAGGAAATGGCTTTGGCTTCCTCttgaatttgcatttttttaaCCATTGCACCTTATCAGTGGCCCAGTGCCGCTGGGCTGGCCAGGCTTATCAATTGGGAGCTAAGCTGCGACACAAAATAAGAAGAAATTCAAATCAGGCGGCTCGTCGTCATTCATGTGATCTGGTGGCGGCATGTgacttgtttaaatctagacTCTACTCTTATCTACCATCTAGGTCCACTGCACTCGCTTTCTTTGCAATTGATTAGTGAATCAGCGTAAACAGAAATCGAATCCCTGATCAACAATATAAAGAACAATATTTACTAAAAGAATGTTTatccaaaacaaaagaatattCTCTTTGAATCATCGTCAGAGAGTCATCAACAAATAACGAAACATCTGTTTGACTCGGATTTCCGACTTACCTTGAAGGTATTCCATTCTTCCCTCACGAGTTCGGAATAGGACACTGCCTGGGTCATAGCCACCAGGGCTATCAATAGGGTGATCAAGGCAAAACGCATTTTGTAGACGTATCTGAAATATAAAACATTTAATGTTAGATTCAATTTAATAAAGCTTGAAATTCCAGACACGTGATTGATACGAGCGCTGACCCAAGCTTTAATTTGTGCCAAAGCACAGAGAACAGGTCTTTTTGTCGCATACTCTATAAAGTAGGCTTAAAAATGATGAACTAGATGACTCCCTCAATTGTTCACcaacttaatatttttttaaatcattcACTTGCTCACTTTAAGCCCAAatgattaagtttagtaaTCAGGAATATGCTTAATTTTGCTAACTTatgtaaaaattattacaaaatggaaaaaacttGCTGGCAAAATATAATTACCGAAACGAATAAATTGTTAGCCGTGAATATTTTTTGCTTTagtaattaatatttaaaataaggaaaaggaaaaaaaaaatatttaaataaaatatggcgACCAAATAAGATACCGTTACAGGGTACTACCCAAATCTACATTCCAATTTTTAAATTGCCTCGTTGCTATTGTTGAGTAAACAATgcgaaaaaaacaacaataactaaAGCTTGTGAAATTCAACAAGTGGTAGAGAAGATATAAACAATTCGAACAGCTGTTGAATTAGTTTGCAGATATTCAACTCTTTatgcttttttcttttcctcctcctccaaGAGGGACAAACTTTCGAGATCGAATCAGAGCCGTTATCTTATCGGACATTAGCTTTTTAGAGGCGTCTGCCATGTTTATTTTTCTCAGttattttctctctctttttattgccaatttttgagataaattgttgtaattttcaagtctattaatttttttatgacCAAGTTCGAGGGCCAAAACTggttttcatatatatttgaagGTGAATCACTTCAAccagaaaacacaaaaacaattgATAAGAGAATAGATGAGAAatagagaaacagagagagtgAATATGGCAGTGTAAAGTAAAAATAGGtcaacacaaagaaaaagcaaaaggtAACCAAACAggagacagacaaacaaagCAAACAGCGCAATAAAAATGGggataaacaacaacaacatctaaacaaaagaaacaagcAAGGGTCCAAAGACAATAGAAAATGCGGGAAAACTCTGGAGAATAGAATGATGCtgagaaaaatgaaaatgcggAAGAGGGAGGAGATAGAAACTGGTAGACTTGTACCAGCTGCAACCGAGAAAGAATTTATAGAAGATGATAATGCATGACGCAATTAGTTTAAACAAAGCAATGAATTGTCAGTTGAAAGCCAAATTGATGTGAATTGATGCaagttaattttttcttaCCACTTAGAATTGCGCCGCAAaggaaaaaattgttttgcttttgcgtCTCAGTTGtatttaattacttttaaCTTAGCACTATAAACTAGTTGAATTAATAGTTAATATTGAACACAATTTTTTACTTCTGATCACCAAGACCTTCCgttgtttaataattttaagtttttttcttGCTAAATTGTTAACTCGAAATTAAGCAAGTCCCACCACGATTATCGATAAACTCTAATCGAAACTAACATAGACTCTTAACAGTCATTAACAGCTGTTCTGTTCGATGTTCGACAACTTCGCTGTTGGTACTATTTTCCACTTAAAGTTTATCGATAAAATGCTATCGGAATTAAGCAGCTGAtgttgccgccgccgccactttaattttgtgaattaaattaaaagtttaaacaattgtGATCTAAGGTAGAGCTAATTTACCACAATTAAGTCTACCTACAAATTGCGATAATTGAACAATCAAAACTCGGTAACAACACAAACAGCAATTGTTTCCCGCTGCCGGCTAACCAATTGACACCTGTTcgaacaacaataacaacaacaataaaatcaAGTTCTTTAAACTAACGTTATATTTTACTCCCCCCCTCTACCAATATATTAttcacatttgtttttttgtgtttttgaatttgttaGTTTGCTTTTGAATTTCTCGTCGTGCGGTTGTGTCTTCCGCAAAGGGCGCTGACGGTTTTTTCGAGAACCGGTTTCTTACTTTTGTCATTAATTTTTTGGggtttgtaaataaataaataaatgaaatcgTGATTGAAATTGCAACCGAAAGAAGTACACTTGAATTAACGGAAAAGGGTGTCAAAATAAAGTTTCTACCTTCTTGTTGCTTGAAGATTTTTCGTGAAGAGCGTTTCTTGTGCATTGCATTCCAAATAGCATggccaaaaagaagaagcggcaacagcaacaacaacaaaagaaatagaaaGTTTATAAAGACAAAATCCaccaaaaaaattcaaaaaagtTTCTAGGGCCAAAGCCAAGTTCGTCTGCACCGAAGTTTTTGCACACTTACAAGAGAATCGACCAAGGGTTTTATTAATCTTATATACAGCTCTGATTCAGATAAATTCGTTCGTTAAGAAATATTTCGAAAATAAGTTCTATCTTTTATCGTGTACaagattatttaaaaagtttcaCAAAATCTTTTAGgattttcaataaattatcaaaattCTAACACTCTAAGTAATAAAATTAAGCTTAAATTCACAAATCTAAAGCAGTTTCCTaatcaatattttaaataaattttcccACTTTATTTTATAGAAATGTAGAACATCAGACAGTCTTTTTTAAATCTATTTCTTAAGAACTTACTCCTAAGAGATAAATAATAATGGTATTCGATTTTACGTATTATAGTAATTAAAGTAGATTGTACCCATTCGCTCTCATCAGAATGGCCTAAAATCTTCCATCACAAGTTGTTGTGTAACCATttattttagaatttaaaGCAGACTCTCATTGTACTTAGAACTTGATTAGGTTGTGTTCCCCATAATATTAGAATAAAATCAATATACACCTCTGTTTGCAAAGTGTATAAAAAATACTGCTAAGCTTAGGGTTTAGTTTATTTTCTtcatcttcttttttgttttgttgacgGAAGTCAAAAGAGTTGGCAAACAGAGACCCGAGCATTGCCATAACCCATTCTCAAAGCCATGCTCATGGCATAGTCAGGTCTTCGCACCTGCCTGTTGACTCCATCTCTATATATCTATGCTACTTCCACTAACTTCGAATCCCAGACCagccaaatatatatatacgatcGTGAGTGAGTTTCTGTGTTTGTGGTTTCTACATATCTTCTACTTTGTTGGCCCCGATCATTTCGTTTAGTCTTCTTCTCAACTTTCATTCCTTGGTGATTGTTGgcttagtttttatttttattttaatttgcattttacGAGTTCTgtcgctttttgtttttccctaCTTTTCAGTTAAGTTTTGTTAAGagtaattattttaatttaatagcGTTAGGCTAATTAGCTTAGACAACATAAAATGCAGGCAAAGTGCAGCGTTTTGGCTTTTACAAAGTCAATTTGCAAAATATATTAACGCAGTCAGTTGAGTTCGAATTGCTTGGCAAATATTCACAAAGACCTGAGCTAagtaaaaccaaaataaaaaacacactAAACGATCAATTATTGACGAATATTGAATGCTCTTAAATATGCTTTAGAGTTTATctaatgaaaaataataaaagattaATTATAGTCGCATAAAATATAATCAAAATAACTAATCGTTTGTCATTAATCAAAgctcgtttttttgtttggttgatATTTATTGTAGTTTCAGTTTCTTTTCTCAGAAGATTTTATGATATAAAGGTTTTCTATATGAATAACTAGTAATCCCGCAATTAAGGAATCGAATTTGGGATATCTTTTTCAGagtttttgaattttatgCATATTGGGGATAATTTACCCCCTAAAGTATGTAATAGGCAATCAGGCAAAtcagattttaataaaacactATTAACAAACTTTTTGAGCGTACTGTAATTAAAATTTACCTTATTGATAGATCGTACTATGCCCGTATTTGGACTTTTTATATTGTATTTCCTTTCTGTCGGCATTGCTTAAATCCAATTTTAAGTCTGGATCTAACAACAGTTTCTAGCTATAACTTAGACCAGTTGGctgctttattttctattttgccTCATCAAACTGAGTCATTTAAAGAATATACCCCAATTTATGCCCTCATTGGGTAGAGCACGGGGAAATCGTGCTGACTCAGTTCAAGTGTCGCAAAAGTGCACTCATCATCTGGCGTTGAGTTGGTAAATGTTGGTAATTGCCCCgctcatgtgtgtgtgttgtgggTACTCGTTCTTCTGAAATATGTGAGGGGATTTGGTGTACCAGACAAATCGAAGTAGTTTCCTTATCACTGATTAGACCTTTGTCCACATACGTAGCTCAAAATTCTTATCTTCTATTTACATTTCAGAGTTCCACCGTTTATTGAGACGACAAAACGAtgttttttgctattttttggTTACTTTTCATAGCATTGTTGCTAGCTGCATTTCTTTTCTCGAAGACAACCAAAGAATTTCCCAAATCCTGGTTTGAATGGAAGACAGAGTTTCGTTATCAATATCTTGGCATTATAGGACTCATACACGATGCACAATACGCGGCACGAGATCGCGTGGGTaagtatctatatatatctattataTGATTAACAACTAATggttaaaaatttgaatttattttcgtAAGCACTTTATAAACAACCGGATCGAATTGCTGTCATCACTGGCGGTAATCGTGGCATCGGATTGCGAATTGTAGAGAAGCTGTTGGCCTGCGATATGACAGTCATAATGGGTAAGTAATTGTTGTGTCcctctgtctgtgtgtgtgtgtgtgtgtgtgtgtgctgtaACGATTGACCAATTGAACTTTGTTTAAGGTTTGAAACTTGTTTTAGACTCTGGCTATAAATTAATGCTGAACGTAGAGATAGTGGGTTGAGGGTGAATTTAATTACATATTCCAAAAACATTCACCCATGTGCACGTGCCCGGAATGGTCAAATGGTGGGAATTAATCAGGCAAAGAAATCAATGTTTAGACATGTGCATATAGTTATTCTCAATGCGTCAGAGTACACTTTCCTGGTCGTTATTATTAAATGAgattataaacaaatttaaaatttgactTAATTAATGCTgcctaaaagtaggcaacaactTTCGCCTATACTTGAATACTCAAACGAGTCAAAGCTTCTTCCGAATTGAGTGCATTTTTTATTGAGTTGTTTTGTCAATTTAATGTttacaaaaatgtgttttgaATTCATTAATTAAATATGAGAACAGTAGTCAATGACATGAACTGGCTTAAAATGTTCAGTTTTACAGGGTTTTTATCCTGGTTGTTCTTTGTCGAACCAAAGACGAAAAGAACAATGTTTTAAATTGGTAAAAATAATTGAAGCACTTCAATAGAAAATCTTATTTAGTTTGTAGTTATTAGAATCCATAGCTTTTGCATCGAGGACATTTTTAAGAATGTTGTAAAATGATCGCTAATTGAACTGTATATCCTCCTTaacaaattcaattaactaaagtacatacatacatttcagTCATAAACctaatgattttattttaggATAGATTTCTACAATTTCTTGTATTAATATACTAATTTTCTctacatttatttaaattctaGGCGTTCGTGATCCTCGCAGTGCCGAAGCCGCCGTCGCAGGTGTCGTCGATTTAAGTGAAACGAAGGGCAAACTCATTTGCGAACAACTCGATGTGGGTGACTTGAAATCTGTTCAGGCTTTTGCACAACTCATCAAAgataaatatcaaaaaattgatttactGTTGAATAATGCTGGCATAATGTTTGCACCCTTCAAACTAACCGCCGATGGGTATGAATCGCATTTCGCCACCAATTTCTTGGGTCATTTCCTGCTAACACATTTATTGCTGCCCCAACTGAGAGCTGGTGGCAAGGCTGGCAGAAATTCACGTATTGTAAATGTTAGTTCCTGTGTGAACCTTATTGGACGCATTAACTACAAGGATATCAATGGAACGTAAGTAAATACGGATAACATTTTGATTTCATTGGTGaaacatttaatttcattGGTTTTGCTTTGCAGAAAACATTATTATCCCGGCACTGCGTACAGTCAATCGAAATTGGCTCAAATTTTGTACACGCGTCACCTGCAGACATTGCTCGATGCGGAGAATGCTCACGTCCAGGTCAATGTTGTGCATCCCGGCATTGTGGACACGGATCTGTTTGAACATTCGGCCACCACATCTGTGCCATTATTTAAGAAGCTATTCTTCAAGACTCCCGAAAGAGGATCACGCACTGTGGTATTCGCGGCCATAGATCCCTCAATTGAGGGACAGGGCGGCACCTATTTGAGTAACGGTGGCAAAGGACCCTTCCACAGTGATGCCAAGAAGCCGGCCAAGTGCGAACAACTGTTTCAATTCTCCTGCGATTTGCTGAAAATCAAACAATATGGCAATGGTGTATACTAAGCTGATCACATCAATCAAAAACCATACCAAGCCACATTCTAAtctctataaacaaaaaactggtGCAACGTACTTTTCTACTTTCCatgtaaatgaatttttcttatgtcttacatatataaaattgttttttatatacttGTAGAGAAAATTGACTCATAATTTGAGGGTGaagattttttatttggttaaTATGTTGACTTTGTGTAAATTAAATCAtgtttgtgtttcttttaAGATTTAATTAACTTGTCCAAGTTTGATCTGCCATCAAGCCCCctttaagaagaaaaaatgcaattaaaagtgctgcaaaaaaatgtcaaaatgcACTCAGCTGTTTGGCGGCAGCTTGAAAGACgacaacacaacaacaacaacaacaaatgcaacaacagcagctgtTATATGTCAAAtttacaacaacaagcaaaacaatttaatttgtgCGCCTCCTCAAAAAAGCgtagatgaaaaaaaaaaaacaatgagcGATTAACATTCAACATTTTGAGGAATTTTAATCGACTTCAAATTTGAAGGGGGATCGAGAGACTGTAACAAATCTAAAACTCAGACTTTGATAGGTGGTTACAGAGGGGCAGGGAGTTGCAGAGGATGTTACCCAGGTAGGtgggcaggcaggcaggcagccaGGCAGGTAGGTACATAGGTAGGTGTATCTGCCACAACAACAGCTGTCACTTAACTTAACTGAACTTCCAAGCAAATGCATAACCATAACCACAACCAATGATGACTGATTCTAGGCGAGGGTTAACTGAAAAGTAATCTCGGAGAAGAAGTCAAAAAATGGTTAGAATGATTCCCAATTGGATCATAAGAAGAAGAATCACTCACAAGCTACCGCTAGGCCAAAgttaatatttgaaataaCAATGATTAACTACTCTGACGATTTAGCTATGCATTACCCCAAGTCTACCGGAGCAAGAAGTTCTGCCCTGTTTTAGGAACACAGATTTTGGGATAGATTTCAAAAGAGCCTTTTCATGGCCATAGCTTACCGCTTAAAACCTTATCGAGTTATATCCTTCatctaaaacaaaatattaacagTAAACTACACGTTAATAACTGGACAATAGAAAATGACAGAAACCTACATTTTTGagtaatttattttgaaatagaaATAATCCTTATAATTAAGTCGGTAAACATACCGACAAGCTCAGGtttttaacaaacaaattgtttactAAAGCAAATATAAAGCCAAATTTAATACTTTTCAACCTACTCTCGTAGAAATCTACTAAAACCGATAGAGCGCGATGATAATTCAATGTGTGATGCTGCcgatttgtgtgtgtttctgtgtgcATTTGTATGCgtgtataaatttttttggtGAGCACTGTCATCAATCAAAATATCACCGGACCGTATTCCCAGGCTGTCGTCTGTCAAATGCGCCAAATGAACTCATCTACCAAAGCTAAAACAGACGGAaagaagttttattttttcctaAACAATTTCGTGAATCGCCCGATGATTAGATCAAATTAAAGTCATTTCATTTGAGTGTCTGACGCGCCTTTTTCTGTCAGCAAACTCAGATTAGATGGGATACCCTTCTTAAAGTTTAGCAAGGAACCTAAAGATTGGATATTAAATCTTTTTTCAGCTTCGACTGGGACATCAAAGAAGGCCAGACTTTTCTCCTTTCGATCTTGGTTCTACTTACTTTAAGCTTAGAGATTAGAGAAGACAGTTCCATCTTAACCTTAACCTAGCCTTAAAAGGTATGTCTAATTGTTAGACTTAATCAAAAATCATAGCGCATAAACAAATCTTAAAACATAGttttaaactttatttgaaaccaaaaaaattgttcactATTTCAAAGAAATTTAGAAAGAAGTTAGTAATAGAATGTAAACAATAATTTTTCAGTATCAgctgaaaaaaaataacagaacCTTTCGTaaaggaaagaaatttcatcaaaatctTTGACTTTTGCCATGATTCTCCAAGTAATTCAATTTAATATCTATTCAAATTGAATGTTAAAATGCTGCTCAATTGAACGAAAGTAAAATCCATTTTATACCATTTGAAAAATCTTActaaaaagttaataaattgAAACATACTTGCATATCAATCATTGCAATTGGTTTTGGTTGTTAATTTAAGACAAGAAGAGAAACTATCCACACTTAGCCATGCTCAATATCATTTAATTAATACCCCAAACTACAATTGCAACTGCAATGGCAACTACAACTCCAAGATCAACTCCATTCACATTCTTCTTCTCCACATAGGAGGAAGATTCTTAGCTCCGGTTGGCCAGTGGcagttgccgttgccgttgcagTTGCCGTTGCCACAATCCAATTAACCTTTTGACATTTGAAGACACAGAGGGGTAGAGACGGGACAGAGAGGGAATTCAAGATACTCCTAATGGCCGATGCGTAAATCAAATACAGTTGCgcttatatttatatacttaaAGCGGATGCAGTGACTCCGAAACCGACACCGACAGCGATTACAGCTCGTAGAAGCTGTAATTAAAACACTCAACATGTTGTTCATGCCCCCGTCTGATCCCCCCTTGCCCCCTCTGCTACTGACAGGTTAGAGCACCGGCAGCTGGCTTCTGatgtttaataataataaactcaTCTGCCACCGAAATCTCTTCATGCTGTATGGAATTTCTGGTTGACACCTGGGCACAAAGGTGAGAAACCCAAACGGAACTGTTGCTAACGCCCACAgcaacaatttgttgttgttgttgttgcttgctTCATCAGCATTGAATTTCCACATGCTTCTTAAACTGCTACTGCTGCAACACTTGGAAgggaaggaggaggaggtggtggCGGACTGCCCACACGCGAGCCACTTGCCACTTGCCGCTGCTGCAGATGGGGGAGGCTGTGAGGGGGGGAAAACGTGAGCTCATGCGTCGACATCGAGACGTGGGCGCCATAAATCACCGCATGATTAATGTACAACTCCAACTCCATCTTCAACTCAAACGATTTCAACTCCGAAGAAGATTTAATTGGAGCAGCAAATTGTTGCTAAGAATTTGCCGCCAGTTAAGAGCTAAGTGCAACTAacgaaaaaaaccaaatttaaataaaaaccacaTTAACTTAACTGTGTGAATGAATGCAATGGGTTGAAAATGGGAGTGGGGCCACCGAGGGGGGCTGGTCAAGCAGATGAGCAATAAGATTGTTAGGCAACTAACTCTTAAACAATTAATGGTTGTTGcaagttgtgtgtgtgtttgtgtgtgtgtgtgtgggagcagcagcaacaacaacatcttgAAATTGCTTtatgaatattaaataatGTTTAGACGGATTTGTGCCGTTTACGAGACAGTTCATTTAGGGTTAAATTGGCTTATCCAACTTGTGATAGGAATGTTCTTGACCTAACCCTGACATTAACCCCCCCTCGACCAAGGCTATACAACAATGGGCGTAGACGGAATATAAGCATATAAAGGGGACTGGAAGGCATTGCAGCATCAACTTTGCAAGTAAACGAAgtgcttgaaatatttttttaagtacTTCACAATGCAAAAATAATGTTTCAAAACAATAAATGATTTTTCGGTTCGATTAGTTCGTTGAAACCTCTTAAATATATGTTATACTTTTGGTCAAAGGATAGaaaaaggccaaaaaaggctgaAATATAGGATCTGTGGTCATCATTCTGAGGGTAAGTCAGATAGTCAGAGTATTCGATGGATTTAGGCACGCCCAGGTTTGTGGGGGAAAAAGAGAAATCCTGCCAGGTTATGGGTTTTACATAATTGTAATcagaattttttgaaaaaagaaacttatttaattcttttttacaACAAATTACCCGAGAAATAGCTATTTTTGTCTGTGTATATTACGTGTTTTATATGACACGGTTTCATTACTTTGGCCCTGCTACCAATTGCATTAATTATTCGCTAAACAGGCTAAGATGTTATATTTCATTactaatttttctttcatatacataagtatgcaTGTATTATTTGGGTTCTTCATagctgttttgtttttcttagcATACTTTAGGGAACTGTCAAAGCAAGTTCTTAAGTCATTAGGTACCAAATAACTATCTCTGAATATTAACTTTTCCTTCAAATTACTCAAATCATTATTCTAATTTGTAAGTTGGGATTAACATATAATATATGAACTAGATCTTTTTCTTAGTAAACTAAGTTTAATAGCTAATTTTTAGGCAAGTTGATCATCTAAGTAAATTTCAGTTAATTTGTATCTTCATCTTAAACTTATACGATAAACTTATATATTACGAGAATTAACTTAAAAAGACAGAACTTACCATAAATCATATTCGACTTAACATATTCTCAAAAAGTAAAGGACAAATTTGAGAATATTTAAGAAAGTACTTAAAAATATTGGCTAAGTTgggtatttttatttcttctggATTCGATAAAAAAAGATAAGCGTTAGCCCAAATCCGATATATGTAGTTAGCCCTgcctatacatatacatatattataagCCATACTTCCTTCGTTAAAGATAATTTTTTTCTGGCAAATGTCTTAGAGGGTAAGAAGAGGAGTATGGAAGGTTAcccccttttttttggctaCGCTTGTGTccatttgcataaattattataattaattgctTTTCATGGGCGATTAATCAAACACTTGCCAAT
Coding sequences:
- the LOC6639627 gene encoding dehydrogenase/reductase SDR family member on chromosome X, producing the protein MFFAIFWLLFIALLLAAFLFSKTTKEFPKSWFEWKTEFRYQYLGIIGLIHDAQYAARDRVALYKQPDRIAVITGGNRGIGLRIVEKLLACDMTVIMGVRDPRSAEAAVAGVVDLSETKGKLICEQLDVGDLKSVQAFAQLIKDKYQKIDLLLNNAGIMFAPFKLTADGYESHFATNFLGHFLLTHLLLPQLRAGGKAGRNSRIVNVSSCVNLIGRINYKDINGTKHYYPGTAYSQSKLAQILYTRHLQTLLDAENAHVQVNVVHPGIVDTDLFEHSATTSVPLFKKLFFKTPERGSRTVVFAAIDPSIEGQGGTYLSNGGKGPFHSDAKKPAKCEQLFQFSCDLLKIKQYGNGVY